Proteins from one Deinococcus radiopugnans ATCC 19172 genomic window:
- a CDS encoding DNA glycosylase AlkZ-like family protein has translation MAALTLADLRAAAFRTLTPQPSLQAALDGMGFLQADPIRAPARAQDLTLLARVPGYRAGELERRYAELDAEEDMIPNYGFVPRAVQALLHPREVTPGRVELEHPGLLDEVRARLNGGDELHPRELAAALGHGRTINAWGGQSSIGTRLLGALHYRGEARVIRRVGGVRVYGPAPHLAALRDDPLPEAERLRRAVHLLAALYGPLPEASLRYLVSLSGFGFPHRRGELKAALKAALREELSGAAVDGVKYVWTSDHSPSDSPAPRGVRIVGPFDPLVWDRRRFEHLHGWPYRFEAYTPAARRTMGYYALPVFHAGRAVGWANLSVGGGGLEAELGYVPGFRQTAAFR, from the coding sequence GTGGCCGCCCTCACCCTCGCTGACCTCCGCGCGGCGGCGTTCCGCACGCTGACGCCGCAGCCCTCGCTGCAGGCGGCGCTGGACGGCATGGGCTTCTTGCAGGCCGACCCGATCCGTGCCCCCGCCCGCGCGCAGGACCTGACGCTGCTGGCCCGTGTGCCGGGCTACCGGGCCGGTGAACTGGAACGCCGCTACGCCGAACTGGACGCCGAGGAAGACATGATTCCCAACTACGGCTTCGTGCCGCGGGCGGTGCAGGCGCTCTTGCACCCCCGCGAGGTGACGCCGGGCCGGGTGGAGCTGGAGCATCCGGGGCTGCTGGACGAGGTCCGCGCCCGGTTGAACGGGGGCGATGAACTGCATCCGCGTGAGCTGGCCGCCGCGCTGGGCCACGGGCGCACCATCAACGCCTGGGGCGGGCAGTCCAGCATTGGCACCCGCCTGCTGGGCGCGCTGCACTACCGGGGCGAGGCCCGCGTGATCCGGCGGGTGGGCGGCGTGCGCGTGTATGGCCCCGCGCCGCATCTGGCCGCCCTGCGTGATGATCCTCTTCCGGAGGCCGAACGTCTGCGCCGCGCCGTGCATCTGCTGGCTGCCCTTTACGGCCCACTGCCGGAAGCCAGCCTGCGTTATCTGGTCAGCCTGTCCGGCTTCGGCTTTCCGCATCGGCGCGGCGAATTGAAGGCGGCGTTGAAAGCGGCTCTCAGGGAAGAACTGTCGGGCGCGGCGGTGGACGGCGTGAAGTATGTCTGGACTTCGGATCACTCTCCCTCCGACTCGCCCGCCCCGCGCGGGGTGCGGATCGTGGGGCCGTTCGACCCACTGGTGTGGGACCGCCGCCGCTTCGAGCACCTGCACGGCTGGCCCTACCGTTTCGAGGCGTACACACCCGCCGCCAGACGCACGATGGGCTACTACGCCCTGCCCGTGTTTCACGCCGGACGCGCGGTGGGCTGGGCCAATCTGAGCGTCGGCGGGGGAGGGCTGGAAGCTGAGCTGGGATACGTGCCCGGCTTCCGGCAGACCGCTGCCTTCCGCTAG
- a CDS encoding peroxiredoxin → MKPAVHQPAPEFTRRSDDGRTVSLRGLRGQWVVLYFYPRASSAGCTTEARHFEAALPEFKRLNAAVIGVSTDTEAHQAHFRDTCGLTHPLIPDGDRTLCRAYGVLGGLGVLTGRAARATFLIDPQGVLVHAHRSANPQGHAAVMVQQLERRAAAARPG, encoded by the coding sequence ATGAAGCCCGCCGTTCACCAACCGGCCCCCGAGTTCACGCGCCGCAGCGACGACGGGCGCACCGTCAGCCTGCGCGGCCTGCGTGGGCAGTGGGTGGTGCTGTATTTCTACCCGCGTGCGAGTTCGGCCGGCTGCACCACCGAGGCCCGGCACTTTGAGGCCGCGCTGCCCGAATTCAAGCGCCTGAACGCGGCGGTGATCGGCGTCAGCACCGACACCGAGGCCCATCAGGCGCACTTCCGCGACACCTGCGGCCTGACGCACCCGCTGATTCCCGATGGGGACCGGACGCTGTGCCGGGCCTACGGCGTGCTGGGCGGCCTGGGCGTGCTGACCGGCCGGGCCGCCCGAGCCACCTTTCTGATCGACCCACAGGGCGTGCTGGTCCATGCGCACCGCAGCGCCAACCCGCAAGGCCACGCCGCCGTCATGGTGCAGCAACTGGAGCGGCGGGCTGCCGCCGCGCGGCCGGGTTAG
- the glmM gene encoding phosphoglucosamine mutase: MSDGERKYFGTDGVRAVAGEFPLTAAWVMNLGAAAGEVLTRRSESGKVSVVIGKDTRQSGDMLEAALAAGLTARGVNVIHVGVLPTPGVSYLTRQLGADAGVVISASHNPYQDNGIKFFGADGQKLSDATEHEIEAAIDEVEGLPPVTGVDLGGVTNSTEAERVYIQYLTSHAPDLSGLKIALDCANGAAYRVAPKVFQAAGADVFAVYTTPDGRNINRGCGSTHMDHLQAIVRNGDYDLGVAFDGDADRALFVDSRGNVVHGDHMLLLNARARPAAAVVATIMTNMALEVKLEEAGIPLERTAVGDRYVHERLHSKGLQLGGEQSGHVLFLDVSPTGDGVLTALLTLASMKALDTTLDVLFDELTMYPQTLVNVRVADKKAIARDETVQIAVSKAEAQLAGRGRVNLRPSGTENLIRVMVEGQDAAEIHEIARVLAAVVEERGLSSAAPAQ, from the coding sequence ATGAGTGACGGCGAGAGAAAGTATTTTGGCACCGACGGCGTGCGGGCGGTGGCCGGCGAGTTTCCCCTGACGGCGGCCTGGGTGATGAACCTCGGGGCAGCGGCCGGCGAGGTGCTCACCCGCCGCTCCGAATCGGGCAAGGTCAGCGTGGTGATCGGCAAGGACACCCGCCAGAGCGGCGACATGCTGGAAGCCGCGCTCGCGGCGGGGCTGACCGCGCGTGGCGTGAACGTGATTCACGTGGGCGTGCTGCCCACCCCCGGCGTCAGTTACCTCACGCGGCAGCTGGGGGCCGACGCGGGCGTGGTGATCAGCGCCTCGCACAACCCGTACCAGGACAACGGCATCAAGTTCTTCGGCGCCGACGGTCAGAAGCTCAGCGACGCCACCGAACACGAGATCGAGGCCGCCATCGACGAGGTGGAGGGTCTGCCGCCCGTGACCGGCGTGGATCTGGGCGGCGTGACCAACTCCACCGAGGCCGAGCGGGTGTACATCCAGTACCTGACCTCGCACGCGCCGGACCTGAGTGGCCTCAAGATCGCGCTGGACTGCGCCAACGGCGCGGCCTACCGGGTGGCTCCCAAGGTCTTTCAGGCGGCGGGCGCCGACGTGTTCGCGGTGTACACCACGCCCGACGGGCGCAACATCAACCGGGGCTGCGGCAGCACCCACATGGACCACCTGCAGGCCATCGTCCGCAACGGCGACTACGACCTGGGCGTGGCCTTCGACGGTGACGCGGACCGTGCCCTGTTCGTCGATTCGCGCGGCAACGTGGTCCACGGCGACCACATGCTGCTGCTGAACGCCCGCGCCCGCCCGGCGGCGGCGGTGGTGGCCACGATCATGACCAACATGGCGCTGGAGGTGAAGCTGGAGGAGGCCGGGATTCCGCTGGAGCGTACCGCCGTGGGCGACCGCTACGTGCACGAACGCCTGCATTCCAAGGGCCTGCAACTGGGCGGCGAGCAGAGCGGCCATGTGCTGTTCCTGGACGTCTCACCCACCGGGGACGGCGTGTTGACCGCGCTGCTGACCCTGGCCAGCATGAAAGCGTTGGACACCACCCTGGACGTGCTGTTCGACGAACTGACCATGTACCCCCAGACGCTGGTCAACGTGCGCGTGGCCGACAAGAAGGCCATCGCGCGCGACGAGACGGTGCAGATTGCGGTCTCGAAGGCCGAGGCGCAACTGGCCGGCCGGGGCCGCGTCAACCTGCGGCCCAGCGGCACCGAGAACCTGATCCGCGTGATGGTGGAGGGCCAGGACGCCGCCGAGATCCACGAAATCGCCCGCGTGCTGGCCGCCGTCGTCGAGGAACGCGGCCTGAGCAGCGCGGCGCCCGCACAGTAA